Proteins found in one Acomys russatus chromosome 31, mAcoRus1.1, whole genome shotgun sequence genomic segment:
- the Parpbp gene encoding PCNA-interacting partner yields the protein MTVCNQTSVLDMIKEFRRNWRALCNSERTTLCGPDSMLLALQLSIAESNKQHNGEFTVCLSDVLLTWKYLLHEKLNLPIESMKVVDHYEDIKNTYDDFLKNSNMLDLIDVYKKCSTLTSNCENNMMSSIQLRDFLSGTECAVNDETSPHIPASPVTCNRSDEQVWLLAKTIFFSYLSLLVNSRNDLALAHILNIPDRGLGREAFTSLKHAAREKQLSMFLMATSFVRALELGGKGYAPSPADPLWAHAKGLSDFIHFIGKLEEILGEIPSPSLAGGRILLVIKTQLTKGHSSGDPFYKAVEEVVQDLNLRIKNIINSQEDVAVSSTSLSPAPPKSFAINHDTAYCGRDAVKMLLILLDEDAASAPTRNRADLLCNDESTLPHSGMSLLTLFRSPTQMNNTSIKPLRERIHKSMQVEKNKMRQTLIRSQFACTYKDDYLMSKNKWDVHLSSKPLCALHLENDASEGAHSSVGRAGPETSSENVHLGKYKDDKMLRKSTEKKISKRKQMDFDSENVHCDNGNELHQHKDVKIPKAPNDARSKAGGKLARGAKGSRCAAKVKLIPGQTKISQFFRL from the exons CACAATGGAGAATTTACAGTCTGTCTCAGTGATGTCTTACTGACGTGGAAATACCTCTTACATGAGAAACTGAACTTGCCCATTGAAAGTATGAAAGTGGTTGACCACTATGAAGACATTAAGAATACATATGATGATTTCTTGAAGAACAGTAATATGCTAGATCTGATTGATGTTTATAAAAAATGTAGCACCTTGACTTCTAATTGTGAGAATAACATGATGTCCTCT ATTCAACTACGGGATTTTCTGTCTGGCACAGAGTGTGCAGTAAATGACGAAACTAGCCCTCATATACCAGCATCCCCAGTGACATGCAACCGGAGCGATGAGCAG GTGTGGCTACTGGCAaagaccattttcttttcctatttgagCCTGCTAGTGAATTCAAGGAATGACCTGGCCCTGGCTCATATTCTCAACATCCCTGACcgaggactgggaagagaggcctTCACCAGCCTGAAGCATGCTGCTCGAGAGAAACAATTGTCTATGTTTTTG ATGGCCACGTCATTTGTTAGAGCGTTAGAGCTTGGAGGGAAAGGCTATGCGCCGTCACCGGCAGATCCTTTATGGGCACATGCCAAAGGGCTGTCTGACTTCATTCATTTCATCGGCAAGTTAGAGGAAATCCTCGGAGAGATACCCAGTCCAAG CCTTGCAGGGGGTCGGATATTATTGGTGATAAAGACACAGCTGACCAAAGGCCACAGCAGTGGGGATCCTTTCTATAAAGCAGTGGAGGAGGTTGTTCAGGATTTGAATTTGAGgattaaaaatattatcaattCTCAAGAAGATGTAGCTGTCAGCTCCACCAGCCTCAGTCCTGCACCG CCAAAATCTTTTGCCATAAACCATGACACTGCATACTGTGGCAGAGATGCTGTGAAAATGTTGCTGATTCTTTTGGACGAAGATGCGGCCAGTGCCCCGACCAGGAACAGAGCAGACCTTTTATGTAATGATGAGAGCACACTTCCTCACAGCGGGATGTCTCTCCTCACACTCTTCAG GTCTCCCACACAAATGAATAACACATCAATTAAACCCCTCAGAGAGAGAATCCATAAATCAATGCAAGTGGAAAAAAATAAG ATGAGGCAGACATTGATTAGATCACAGTTTGCTTGCACTTATAAAGACGACTACCTGATGAGCAAGAATAAATGGGATGTTCATTTATCATCAAAGCCGTTGTGTGCTCTGCACTTGGAAAATGATGCTTCTG AGGGAGCACACTCATCTGTTGGAAGAGCAGGACCTGAAACAAGTTCTGAAAATGTGCATCTGGGCAAGTATAAAGATGACAAAATGTTAAGAAAatctacagaaaagaaaatatcaaaaaggAAACAGATGGATTTTGACAGTGAGAATGTTCACTGTGATAATGGAAACGAACTGCACCAACATAAAGATGTTAAGATCCCTAAAGCACCCAATGACGCACGCAGTAAAGCTGGTGGCAAGCTAGCCCGAGGGGCAAAAGGCAGTAGGTGTGCTGCCAAGGTCAAACTGATTCCTGGCCAGACCAAGATAAGTCAGTTTTTTAGGCTATGA